From the Bremerella alba genome, one window contains:
- a CDS encoding DUF421 domain-containing protein produces the protein MELLWAELNLSSIFFNDWDSLARTFVIGVAAYIALVLGLRVSGNRTLSKMNAFDFVVTIALGSTLATILLNKQTALAEGLVAFSVLIGLQYLVTWSSARAPWVKRIVTGEPRLVFYDGQFLKEEMKRSRITNEEVLSAIRSAGYADISNVGGVILETDGSCSVIQLTGDVTGSSLRDVSTKQASRGEFISSTS, from the coding sequence ATGGAATTGTTATGGGCAGAACTCAACCTTAGCTCAATCTTCTTCAATGATTGGGACAGTTTGGCGCGGACGTTCGTTATTGGAGTCGCCGCTTACATCGCCCTAGTTTTGGGACTTCGAGTTAGCGGCAATCGAACATTATCGAAAATGAATGCGTTTGATTTCGTTGTCACTATCGCCTTGGGTTCGACGTTAGCTACGATTTTGTTGAACAAGCAGACCGCTTTGGCAGAGGGGCTTGTCGCTTTTTCTGTTTTGATAGGGCTCCAATATTTAGTCACCTGGTCAAGTGCCCGGGCTCCCTGGGTGAAGCGAATTGTGACAGGAGAACCTCGCTTGGTGTTTTACGATGGGCAGTTTCTTAAGGAGGAAATGAAGCGATCTCGTATCACCAATGAAGAAGTCCTGTCAGCTATCCGGAGTGCTGGATATGCCGATATCTCGAATGTCGGTGGAGTCATTCTTGAAACCGATGGATCTTGCAGCGTGATTCAGCTCACTGGTGACGTCACCGGTTCCTCCCTGCGAGATGTAAGCACGAAGCAAGCATCACGTGGCGAATTCATCTCGTCGACTTCATAA
- a CDS encoding sulfite exporter TauE/SafE family protein — MGIPPVRSWPRIWPFLAWLTVFYFIWLTIVTLGNYWPTVISHWPIALTMSVGSYVAGSTPMGGGTVAFPVLVLLFDLPGSLGRNFGLAIQSIGMTSAAIYILSTHRPVDWRLLRPSFVGALVGTPLGAALIAPIVPDLWVKLIFGVIWASFGILHLVKLRELTSNQGVADQASPHEFSLGIFIGLVGGVASSITGVGIDMMIYATLVLLYRADLKIAIPTSVVLMAFTSLVGIGSNLVLAQARPEFYAIDPQVFSYWLAAAPIVALGAPFGAIVVNLISRTPTLIAVSILCIGQFVWTLVHEQVSGTMLIAALTGVAICNLAFQMLYSLGKQSDILISVDAAEQVIDQETPVLGEETL, encoded by the coding sequence GCCATTCCTCGCCTGGCTGACAGTCTTCTACTTTATTTGGCTAACCATCGTTACCCTCGGCAATTATTGGCCAACGGTGATATCCCATTGGCCGATTGCATTGACGATGTCTGTTGGTTCTTATGTTGCCGGCTCGACACCGATGGGGGGTGGTACAGTTGCGTTTCCGGTGCTGGTCCTGCTGTTTGACTTACCTGGCTCCCTCGGCAGAAACTTCGGCCTAGCGATTCAGTCGATCGGAATGACCTCGGCGGCCATCTATATTCTGTCCACCCATCGTCCTGTCGATTGGCGACTCCTCCGACCTTCGTTTGTCGGCGCCCTGGTTGGAACACCTTTAGGCGCGGCTTTAATCGCCCCGATTGTGCCCGACTTGTGGGTCAAGCTGATCTTCGGCGTGATCTGGGCAAGCTTTGGCATTCTGCACTTAGTGAAGTTGAGAGAACTAACTTCCAACCAGGGAGTGGCCGATCAAGCGTCTCCGCATGAGTTTTCCCTTGGCATTTTCATCGGGCTCGTGGGCGGCGTCGCCTCGTCGATCACAGGCGTTGGCATCGATATGATGATCTACGCAACCCTTGTGCTGCTTTATCGTGCTGACCTGAAAATTGCCATCCCAACGTCTGTGGTCCTCATGGCGTTTACTTCACTGGTTGGCATCGGATCGAACCTCGTACTTGCCCAGGCTCGCCCTGAGTTCTATGCAATTGATCCGCAAGTCTTTTCGTATTGGTTGGCGGCCGCTCCGATTGTCGCACTGGGGGCCCCTTTCGGAGCAATCGTTGTGAATCTAATCAGCCGAACCCCAACATTGATCGCCGTGTCGATACTTTGCATAGGACAATTCGTGTGGACACTCGTTCATGAACAAGTGTCAGGCACCATGTTGATCGCGGCTTTGACTGGCGTGGCAATCTGTAACCTTGCCTTTCAGATGCTCTATTCGCTCGGCAAGCAGTCGGACATCTTGATCTCGGTTGATGCAGCGGAGCAGGTAATAGATCAAGAGACGCCAGTCCTTGGAGAAGAGACTTTATGA
- a CDS encoding NUDIX hydrolase: protein MPQNETVFKGVRFNVERVWQGERPRDVMRHPGAAVILPLVDDNHVCLIKNYRIAVEQTLLELPAGTLEPNEAPEITAGRELEEETGYRADKIQLLSTYYPSPGVMDERMYTYLATGLTMHAPAREEGEEIENHVVTLNEAKTMIQDGRIADGKTIAGLLFYFQFRT, encoded by the coding sequence ATGCCGCAGAATGAAACGGTCTTTAAAGGCGTTCGTTTCAACGTTGAACGGGTCTGGCAAGGTGAACGTCCACGTGATGTTATGCGTCATCCTGGTGCCGCCGTCATTCTTCCGCTGGTCGATGACAACCACGTTTGTCTTATCAAGAACTATCGCATTGCTGTCGAGCAAACGCTTTTAGAGCTACCTGCCGGAACGCTTGAACCGAACGAAGCTCCGGAAATTACTGCTGGCCGTGAGCTAGAAGAAGAAACAGGCTACCGCGCAGACAAGATCCAACTGCTATCGACTTATTATCCTTCGCCAGGCGTTATGGACGAACGAATGTACACCTATCTGGCCACAGGACTCACGATGCACGCGCCGGCTCGGGAAGAAGGGGAAGAGATCGAGAATCACGTCGTAACGCTGAACGAAGCCAAGACCATGATCCAAGACGGACGTATCGCCGACGGCAAAACGATTGCTGGTTTGCTGTTCTACTTCCAGTTCCGCACTTAA